From Natator depressus isolate rNatDep1 chromosome 7, rNatDep2.hap1, whole genome shotgun sequence, the proteins below share one genomic window:
- the LOC141990835 gene encoding cytochrome P450 2H1-like isoform X4 — protein sequence MEPLGATSVFLVICVSCLLFLSAWRKVSGSGKLPPGPVAFPLIGNTLQLNMRNLPQSIHELSAKYGPVFTICLGSQRVVVLYGQEAVKEALIDQGDEFSGRGKLALADKLAKGAGIIFSNGERWKQLRRFALTTLRNFGMGKKSIEERIQEEACFLVERLKKTHERPFDPTIPLTHAVSNIICSVVFGNRFDYEDQKFLAFINLTEENNELFRSFLGQVCSEQQNGQSEFTTENLLRSTLDLFLAGTGTSSTTLRHGLLILLKYPDIEAKVHEEIDRVIGRSRSPCMADRSQMPYTDAVIHEMQRFINLVPMGVPHAVTRDTHFRQYVIPKGTTIFPALQSVLGDSREFPKPEQFNPGHFLDENGAFRKSDFFMPFSAGKRICVGEGLARMEIFLILTMILQNFTLKSLVDPKDIDIASLPSLVLNAPRPYQLCVLPR from the exons ATGGAACCTCTGGGAGCAACAAGTGTTTTCCTGGTGATTTGTGTCTCTTGCCTTCTTTTCCTTTCGGCATGGAGAAAGGTGTCTGGAAGCGGGAAGCTGCCACCTGGCCCTGTTGCTTTTCCCCTCATAGGGAACACGCTGCAGCTGAATATGAGGAACTTGCCCCAATCTATACATGAG CTCAGTGCAAAGTATGGCCCGGTTTTCACAATATGCTTAGGCTCACAGAGGGTTGTGGTGCTGTATGGACAGGAGGCTGTGAAGGAAGCTCTGATTGATCAAGGGGATGAGTTCAGTGGAAGAGGAAAACTAGCACTGGCTGACAAGCTTGCCAAAGGAGCAG GCATTATATTCAGCAATGGGGAGCGGTGGAAGCAGCTTCGCCGATTTGCCCTCACCACGCTCAGAAACTttgggatggggaagaaaagCATTGAGGAACGGATCCAGGAGGAAGCCTGTTTTCTGGTGGAAAGGCTCAAAAAAACACACG AGCGACCCTTTGACCCCACCATCCCTCTCACCCATGCTGTCTCCAACATCATCTGCTCCGTTGTCTTTGGGAACCGGTTTGACTATGAAGATCAGAAGTTTCTGGCATTCATTAATCTCACAGAGGAAAACAATGAACTCTTCCGCTCTTTCCTGGGACAGGTGTGTTCA GAGCAACAGAACGGCCAGTCAGAATTTACCACTGAAAACTTGTTGAGAAGCACATTGGATTTATTCCTTGCTGGAACAGGGACATCCAGCACCACCCTGCGACATGGACTCCTGATTCTTCTGAAATACCCAGATATAGAAG CGAAAGTTCATGAAGAGATTGACCGTGTGATTGGCCGAAGCCGAAGCCCCTGCATGGCGGACCGAAGCCAGATGCCCTACACAGATGCTGTGATACATGAGATGCAGAGATTCATTAACCTTGTCCCGATGGGTGTCCCACATGCAGTGACCAGAGACACTCATTTCAGACAATATGTTATCCCCAAG GGCACTACTATATTCCCTGCTCTGCAATCAGTCCTAGGTGACAGCAGGGAATTTCCAAAGCCAGAGCAATTTAACCCGGGACATTTCTTGGATGAAAATGGTGCCTTTAGGAAGAGTGACTTCTTCATGCCTTTTTCTGCAG GGAAACGGATTTGTGTGGGAGAGGGTCTGGCTCGGATGGAGATATTTTTGATACTGACAAtgattttgcagaattttacctTGAAATCTCTCGTTGACCCCAAGGACATTGATATAGCTTCACTACCAAGTTTAGTGTTAAATGCACCAAGACCATACCAGCTCTGTGTTTTGCCTCGATAA
- the LOC141990835 gene encoding cytochrome P450 2H1-like isoform X2, translated as MEPLGATSVFLVICVSCLLFLSAWRKVSGSGKLPPGPVAFPLIGNTLQLNMRNLPQSIHELSAKYGPVFTICLGSQRVVVLYGQEAVKEALIDQGDEFSGRGKLALADKLAKGAGIIFSNGERWKQLRRFALTTLRNFGMGKKSIEERIQEEACFLVERLKKTHERPFDPTIPLTHAVSNIICSVVFGNRFDYEDQKFLAFINLTEENNELFRSFLGQVCSLYNFFPTLMDYIPGPHHKLIRNSEEFKSFVLERVKMHKESLDLSCPRDFIDAFLIKMEQEQQNGQSEFTTENLLRSTLDLFLAGTGTSSTTLRHGLLILLKYPDIEAKVHEEIDRVIGRSRSPCMADRSQMPYTDAVIHEMQRFINLVPMGVPHAVTRDTHFRQYVIPKGTTIFPALQSVLGDSREFPKPEQFNPGHFLDENGAFRKSDFFMPFSAGKRICVGEGLARMEIFLILTMILQNFTLKSLVDPKDIDIASLPSLVLNAPRPYQLCVLPR; from the exons ATGGAACCTCTGGGAGCAACAAGTGTTTTCCTGGTGATTTGTGTCTCTTGCCTTCTTTTCCTTTCGGCATGGAGAAAGGTGTCTGGAAGCGGGAAGCTGCCACCTGGCCCTGTTGCTTTTCCCCTCATAGGGAACACGCTGCAGCTGAATATGAGGAACTTGCCCCAATCTATACATGAG CTCAGTGCAAAGTATGGCCCGGTTTTCACAATATGCTTAGGCTCACAGAGGGTTGTGGTGCTGTATGGACAGGAGGCTGTGAAGGAAGCTCTGATTGATCAAGGGGATGAGTTCAGTGGAAGAGGAAAACTAGCACTGGCTGACAAGCTTGCCAAAGGAGCAG GCATTATATTCAGCAATGGGGAGCGGTGGAAGCAGCTTCGCCGATTTGCCCTCACCACGCTCAGAAACTttgggatggggaagaaaagCATTGAGGAACGGATCCAGGAGGAAGCCTGTTTTCTGGTGGAAAGGCTCAAAAAAACACACG AGCGACCCTTTGACCCCACCATCCCTCTCACCCATGCTGTCTCCAACATCATCTGCTCCGTTGTCTTTGGGAACCGGTTTGACTATGAAGATCAGAAGTTTCTGGCATTCATTAATCTCACAGAGGAAAACAATGAACTCTTCCGCTCTTTCCTGGGACAGGTGTGTTCA CTGTACAATTTTTTCCCAACTCTCATGGATTATATACCTGGGCCTCACCACAAGTTAATTAGAAATTCGGAGGAATTTAAAAGCTTTGTTCTGGAGAGAGTGAAGATGCACAAAGAATCTCTGGATCTCAGCTGCCCTCGAGACTTCATCGATGCTTTCCTCATCAAAATGGAACAG GAGCAACAGAACGGCCAGTCAGAATTTACCACTGAAAACTTGTTGAGAAGCACATTGGATTTATTCCTTGCTGGAACAGGGACATCCAGCACCACCCTGCGACATGGACTCCTGATTCTTCTGAAATACCCAGATATAGAAG CGAAAGTTCATGAAGAGATTGACCGTGTGATTGGCCGAAGCCGAAGCCCCTGCATGGCGGACCGAAGCCAGATGCCCTACACAGATGCTGTGATACATGAGATGCAGAGATTCATTAACCTTGTCCCGATGGGTGTCCCACATGCAGTGACCAGAGACACTCATTTCAGACAATATGTTATCCCCAAG GGCACTACTATATTCCCTGCTCTGCAATCAGTCCTAGGTGACAGCAGGGAATTTCCAAAGCCAGAGCAATTTAACCCGGGACATTTCTTGGATGAAAATGGTGCCTTTAGGAAGAGTGACTTCTTCATGCCTTTTTCTGCAG GGAAACGGATTTGTGTGGGAGAGGGTCTGGCTCGGATGGAGATATTTTTGATACTGACAAtgattttgcagaattttacctTGAAATCTCTCGTTGACCCCAAGGACATTGATATAGCTTCACTACCAAGTTTAGTGTTAAATGCACCAAGACCATACCAGCTCTGTGTTTTGCCTCGATAA
- the LOC141990835 gene encoding cytochrome P450 2H1-like isoform X1: MEPLGATSVFLVICVSCLLFLSAWRKVSGSGKLPPGPVAFPLIGNTLQLNMRNLPQSIHELSAKYGPVFTICLGSQRVVVLYGQEAVKEALIDQGDEFSGRGKLALADKLAKGAGIIFSNGERWKQLRRFALTTLRNFGMGKKSIEERIQEEACFLVERLKKTHERPFDPTIPLTHAVSNIICSVVFGNRFDYEDQKFLAFINLTEENNELFRSFLGQVCSVLYNFFPTLMDYIPGPHHKLIRNSEEFKSFVLERVKMHKESLDLSCPRDFIDAFLIKMEQEQQNGQSEFTTENLLRSTLDLFLAGTGTSSTTLRHGLLILLKYPDIEAKVHEEIDRVIGRSRSPCMADRSQMPYTDAVIHEMQRFINLVPMGVPHAVTRDTHFRQYVIPKGTTIFPALQSVLGDSREFPKPEQFNPGHFLDENGAFRKSDFFMPFSAGKRICVGEGLARMEIFLILTMILQNFTLKSLVDPKDIDIASLPSLVLNAPRPYQLCVLPR; encoded by the exons ATGGAACCTCTGGGAGCAACAAGTGTTTTCCTGGTGATTTGTGTCTCTTGCCTTCTTTTCCTTTCGGCATGGAGAAAGGTGTCTGGAAGCGGGAAGCTGCCACCTGGCCCTGTTGCTTTTCCCCTCATAGGGAACACGCTGCAGCTGAATATGAGGAACTTGCCCCAATCTATACATGAG CTCAGTGCAAAGTATGGCCCGGTTTTCACAATATGCTTAGGCTCACAGAGGGTTGTGGTGCTGTATGGACAGGAGGCTGTGAAGGAAGCTCTGATTGATCAAGGGGATGAGTTCAGTGGAAGAGGAAAACTAGCACTGGCTGACAAGCTTGCCAAAGGAGCAG GCATTATATTCAGCAATGGGGAGCGGTGGAAGCAGCTTCGCCGATTTGCCCTCACCACGCTCAGAAACTttgggatggggaagaaaagCATTGAGGAACGGATCCAGGAGGAAGCCTGTTTTCTGGTGGAAAGGCTCAAAAAAACACACG AGCGACCCTTTGACCCCACCATCCCTCTCACCCATGCTGTCTCCAACATCATCTGCTCCGTTGTCTTTGGGAACCGGTTTGACTATGAAGATCAGAAGTTTCTGGCATTCATTAATCTCACAGAGGAAAACAATGAACTCTTCCGCTCTTTCCTGGGACAGGTGTGTTCAGTG CTGTACAATTTTTTCCCAACTCTCATGGATTATATACCTGGGCCTCACCACAAGTTAATTAGAAATTCGGAGGAATTTAAAAGCTTTGTTCTGGAGAGAGTGAAGATGCACAAAGAATCTCTGGATCTCAGCTGCCCTCGAGACTTCATCGATGCTTTCCTCATCAAAATGGAACAG GAGCAACAGAACGGCCAGTCAGAATTTACCACTGAAAACTTGTTGAGAAGCACATTGGATTTATTCCTTGCTGGAACAGGGACATCCAGCACCACCCTGCGACATGGACTCCTGATTCTTCTGAAATACCCAGATATAGAAG CGAAAGTTCATGAAGAGATTGACCGTGTGATTGGCCGAAGCCGAAGCCCCTGCATGGCGGACCGAAGCCAGATGCCCTACACAGATGCTGTGATACATGAGATGCAGAGATTCATTAACCTTGTCCCGATGGGTGTCCCACATGCAGTGACCAGAGACACTCATTTCAGACAATATGTTATCCCCAAG GGCACTACTATATTCCCTGCTCTGCAATCAGTCCTAGGTGACAGCAGGGAATTTCCAAAGCCAGAGCAATTTAACCCGGGACATTTCTTGGATGAAAATGGTGCCTTTAGGAAGAGTGACTTCTTCATGCCTTTTTCTGCAG GGAAACGGATTTGTGTGGGAGAGGGTCTGGCTCGGATGGAGATATTTTTGATACTGACAAtgattttgcagaattttacctTGAAATCTCTCGTTGACCCCAAGGACATTGATATAGCTTCACTACCAAGTTTAGTGTTAAATGCACCAAGACCATACCAGCTCTGTGTTTTGCCTCGATAA
- the LOC141990835 gene encoding cytochrome P450 2H1-like isoform X3, giving the protein MEPLGATSVFLVICVSCLLFLSAWRKVSGSGKLPPGPVAFPLIGNTLQLNMRNLPQSIHELSAKYGPVFTICLGSQRVVVLYGQEAVKEALIDQGDEFSGRGKLALADKLAKGAGIIFSNGERWKQLRRFALTTLRNFGMGKKSIEERIQEEACFLVERLKKTHERPFDPTIPLTHAVSNIICSVVFGNRFDYEDQKFLAFINLTEENNELFRSFLGQLYNFFPTLMDYIPGPHHKLIRNSEEFKSFVLERVKMHKESLDLSCPRDFIDAFLIKMEQEQQNGQSEFTTENLLRSTLDLFLAGTGTSSTTLRHGLLILLKYPDIEAKVHEEIDRVIGRSRSPCMADRSQMPYTDAVIHEMQRFINLVPMGVPHAVTRDTHFRQYVIPKGTTIFPALQSVLGDSREFPKPEQFNPGHFLDENGAFRKSDFFMPFSAGKRICVGEGLARMEIFLILTMILQNFTLKSLVDPKDIDIASLPSLVLNAPRPYQLCVLPR; this is encoded by the exons ATGGAACCTCTGGGAGCAACAAGTGTTTTCCTGGTGATTTGTGTCTCTTGCCTTCTTTTCCTTTCGGCATGGAGAAAGGTGTCTGGAAGCGGGAAGCTGCCACCTGGCCCTGTTGCTTTTCCCCTCATAGGGAACACGCTGCAGCTGAATATGAGGAACTTGCCCCAATCTATACATGAG CTCAGTGCAAAGTATGGCCCGGTTTTCACAATATGCTTAGGCTCACAGAGGGTTGTGGTGCTGTATGGACAGGAGGCTGTGAAGGAAGCTCTGATTGATCAAGGGGATGAGTTCAGTGGAAGAGGAAAACTAGCACTGGCTGACAAGCTTGCCAAAGGAGCAG GCATTATATTCAGCAATGGGGAGCGGTGGAAGCAGCTTCGCCGATTTGCCCTCACCACGCTCAGAAACTttgggatggggaagaaaagCATTGAGGAACGGATCCAGGAGGAAGCCTGTTTTCTGGTGGAAAGGCTCAAAAAAACACACG AGCGACCCTTTGACCCCACCATCCCTCTCACCCATGCTGTCTCCAACATCATCTGCTCCGTTGTCTTTGGGAACCGGTTTGACTATGAAGATCAGAAGTTTCTGGCATTCATTAATCTCACAGAGGAAAACAATGAACTCTTCCGCTCTTTCCTGGGACAG CTGTACAATTTTTTCCCAACTCTCATGGATTATATACCTGGGCCTCACCACAAGTTAATTAGAAATTCGGAGGAATTTAAAAGCTTTGTTCTGGAGAGAGTGAAGATGCACAAAGAATCTCTGGATCTCAGCTGCCCTCGAGACTTCATCGATGCTTTCCTCATCAAAATGGAACAG GAGCAACAGAACGGCCAGTCAGAATTTACCACTGAAAACTTGTTGAGAAGCACATTGGATTTATTCCTTGCTGGAACAGGGACATCCAGCACCACCCTGCGACATGGACTCCTGATTCTTCTGAAATACCCAGATATAGAAG CGAAAGTTCATGAAGAGATTGACCGTGTGATTGGCCGAAGCCGAAGCCCCTGCATGGCGGACCGAAGCCAGATGCCCTACACAGATGCTGTGATACATGAGATGCAGAGATTCATTAACCTTGTCCCGATGGGTGTCCCACATGCAGTGACCAGAGACACTCATTTCAGACAATATGTTATCCCCAAG GGCACTACTATATTCCCTGCTCTGCAATCAGTCCTAGGTGACAGCAGGGAATTTCCAAAGCCAGAGCAATTTAACCCGGGACATTTCTTGGATGAAAATGGTGCCTTTAGGAAGAGTGACTTCTTCATGCCTTTTTCTGCAG GGAAACGGATTTGTGTGGGAGAGGGTCTGGCTCGGATGGAGATATTTTTGATACTGACAAtgattttgcagaattttacctTGAAATCTCTCGTTGACCCCAAGGACATTGATATAGCTTCACTACCAAGTTTAGTGTTAAATGCACCAAGACCATACCAGCTCTGTGTTTTGCCTCGATAA